The Aphanothece sacrum FPU1 nucleotide sequence TAGCAATAGGAGTTAAAATAATACCGATAGGAATAGTAGATTGTTGCAGTAAAGCGATAATAGTTGCTTCAAATACACCGATTCCGCCAGGTGCGCCAGGAATAACTAAACCGAGTAACCAAGCAAAACTAAAGGCACTTAATAACACAGGAATTTGTTTAATTGATATTGACATAAATGCCATTAAAACTAAAATAAATCCTAATCCTCTTAATAATAAAAATATAATTTCTCCTAATAAATAAATACTTGGATATTTGTCTATATGTAAAGGGTCGTTTTTCTTGTTTTTATTTCGTTTATTTTTTTGAGTAAAAGTAATTAATTTATTAAAAAAAAATGGATGAATACTCAATAAAATAATCAATAAGCTGAAGATTTGTAGGGTTAACACATAAAAATTTGATGTAGTTTTAATTACCCCAATAAAATGACTAGATAAAGCGATTAATAAAGCAGCACTAGCCATTAATAATGGTTCTAATAACACGCTTAAAC carries:
- a CDS encoding lysylphosphatidylglycerol synthase domain-containing protein: MSLIKPYLRWIILGLTLFFITKTVKTNWQTVTSVTLDSQGWTLLSLALIITLIAHIWSGFVWLLILKGFKQPVSILWALKIYLITNIAKYLPGNVGHFYGRISAVSKKGASLAVASLSVLLEPLLMASAALLIALSSHFIGVIKTTSNFYVLTLQIFSLLIILLSIHPFFFNKLITFTQKNKRNKNKKNDPLHIDKYPSIYLLGEIIFLLLRGLGFILVLMAFMSISIKQIPVLLSAFSFAWLLGLVIPGAPGGIGVFEATIIALLQQSTIPIGIILTPIAIFRIISILAEVIAAGLGLLL